In Hamadaea flava, a genomic segment contains:
- a CDS encoding C40 family peptidase, translating to MTARIGVATATLFREPTTDRPLDAPALAPVTDVRKWVASLEPAERLRTAVVSQALLGEPAIVDSTVDGWSKVVLTGQPATDLDPRGYPGWLPSCQLAPSVAASAASLAASGLTDSSAGADLVVAVTATTLRDVPDGDLVLPAVVLGTRLRRAPLTGPGRSTTSASGWCAVDVPGHPEPLWARSLDLAPAPTTVTPREVLKTAAMLRETPYVWGGLSPFGIDCSGLVHLSWRRHGVTLPRDAYNQAAYTTPIPFGTERPGDLYFFARPGQRVHHVGFVASAPRGDTRIMLHACSEQREVVIEEVRGKRADTLVAAHRVPL from the coding sequence GTGACGGCCCGGATCGGGGTCGCCACCGCGACTTTGTTCCGCGAACCGACGACCGACCGGCCGCTGGATGCCCCCGCCCTCGCCCCGGTCACCGACGTACGCAAATGGGTCGCGTCGCTGGAACCGGCCGAACGGCTGCGGACCGCCGTGGTCAGTCAGGCGCTGCTGGGCGAACCCGCGATCGTCGACTCCACTGTCGACGGCTGGTCCAAGGTGGTGCTCACCGGGCAGCCCGCGACCGACCTCGATCCGCGCGGCTATCCGGGGTGGCTGCCGTCCTGCCAGCTCGCTCCATCCGTTGCCGCCTCCGCGGCTTCCTTGGCGGCTTCCGGTCTGACGGACTCCTCGGCTGGTGCGGACCTCGTGGTCGCCGTGACCGCGACGACGCTGCGCGACGTGCCCGACGGCGACCTCGTGCTGCCCGCCGTCGTCCTCGGTACGCGACTCCGCCGAGCGCCGCTCACCGGACCGGGCCGCTCCACCACCTCCGCCAGCGGCTGGTGCGCCGTGGACGTGCCCGGCCACCCGGAACCGTTGTGGGCGCGCAGCCTCGACCTGGCTCCCGCGCCCACCACCGTGACCCCCCGAGAAGTGCTCAAAACCGCGGCGATGCTGCGCGAGACGCCGTACGTGTGGGGTGGGCTGTCGCCGTTCGGCATCGACTGCTCCGGCCTCGTCCACCTCTCCTGGCGACGGCACGGGGTCACCCTGCCCCGGGACGCGTACAACCAGGCGGCCTACACCACACCCATCCCGTTCGGCACCGAACGGCCCGGCGACCTCTACTTCTTCGCGCGCCCGGGGCAGCGGGTGCACCACGTCGGATTCGTCGCCTCGGCACCACGCGGCGACACCCGGATCATGCTGCACGCGTGCTCCGAACAACGGGAAGTCGTGATCGAAGAGGTACGCGGAAAGCGGGCGGACACGCTCGTCGCTGCTCATCGCGTCCCGCTCTGA
- a CDS encoding mandelate racemase/muconate lactonizing enzyme family protein, whose product MPIVEVRTHRLTAPLHTPFVTALRRTTHVASLIVELVDEDGRSGFGEAPQVWQVTGDSIDGSRACVEQILGPLVTGADPAEVVGLSRAVERAVVGNEAAKTAIDCALHDLAARRTGLPLVRTLGGAALSVQTDVTLSAGEADGLREAATARVKEGFTTLKLKVGTDAVGDLARIQAVREAAGPGVTIRLDANQGWTARDAVKIIHGLEDARLGIEFVEQPVPRWDLEGLAWVSERVDTPIMADESVFGVRDLVEVIRRRAADLVNVKLAKCGGLTNARTLLELARAHGLGTVVGSMMEGPIGIGAAASLVAAYPTTAVSDLDAAWWLASSPVTGGIRYEGSAVVLPDAPGLGVSL is encoded by the coding sequence GTGCCGATCGTCGAAGTGCGCACGCACCGCCTCACCGCTCCCCTGCACACCCCGTTCGTCACCGCGCTGCGGCGGACGACGCACGTCGCGAGCCTGATCGTCGAACTCGTCGACGAAGACGGCCGGTCGGGCTTCGGCGAGGCGCCGCAAGTCTGGCAGGTCACCGGGGACAGCATCGACGGCTCGCGGGCCTGCGTCGAGCAGATCCTCGGGCCGCTGGTCACCGGCGCCGACCCGGCCGAGGTCGTCGGGCTCAGCCGGGCCGTCGAACGGGCGGTCGTCGGGAACGAGGCGGCCAAGACGGCCATCGACTGCGCGCTGCACGATCTGGCCGCTCGCCGCACCGGACTTCCCCTGGTACGCACGCTGGGCGGCGCTGCGCTGAGCGTACAAACTGATGTGACCCTGTCGGCCGGTGAAGCCGACGGCCTGCGCGAAGCCGCCACCGCGCGGGTCAAGGAGGGTTTCACCACCCTGAAGCTGAAGGTGGGCACCGACGCCGTCGGCGACCTGGCCCGGATCCAAGCGGTACGCGAAGCCGCCGGGCCGGGCGTGACGATCCGCCTGGACGCCAACCAGGGTTGGACCGCGCGGGACGCGGTGAAGATCATCCACGGTCTGGAGGACGCCCGGCTGGGCATCGAGTTCGTGGAGCAGCCGGTGCCGCGTTGGGACCTCGAGGGCCTGGCCTGGGTGAGCGAGCGGGTCGACACCCCGATCATGGCCGACGAGTCGGTGTTCGGCGTGCGGGACCTGGTCGAGGTGATCCGGCGGCGCGCGGCCGATCTCGTCAACGTCAAGCTGGCCAAGTGCGGCGGCCTGACGAACGCCAGGACGCTGCTGGAACTGGCCCGCGCACACGGCCTCGGCACGGTCGTCGGCTCGATGATGGAAGGCCCGATCGGCATCGGCGCGGCCGCCTCGCTGGTCGCCGCCTACCCGACCACCGCGGTCAGCGACCTCGACGCCGCGTGGTGGCTGGCCTCGTCCCCCGTGACCGGCGGCATCCGGTACGAGGGTTCGGCCGTCGTCCTGCCGGACGCGCCAGGACTGGGCGTCTCGCTGTGA
- a CDS encoding serine hydrolase: MTPELDALTPELDSLVADGNGTISIWAGPVGGPPAYARDADATHYAASTMKAAVLVALYRLAEAGELSLDDEIEIRNEFPSVWPGAGDFSIDVTDDNDDEVTDRLGQRTTLGWLAERMIVRSSNLATNLVISRVGVAPVAEVWRSVGARHSVTGRGIEDAAARAEGVTNLVTAADLAALFSAIADGSAASADSCTAMLRTLQAQEYREDLPAGLPPGTPVAAKNGWVTGVRHGAGVVLPAGEPPFTLVVCTTTLLGETEGAALVARIAAAAWRDRKAFT, encoded by the coding sequence ATGACGCCCGAACTCGACGCCCTCACCCCGGAGCTGGATTCGCTGGTCGCCGACGGAAACGGCACCATCTCGATCTGGGCCGGGCCCGTCGGGGGGCCGCCCGCGTACGCCCGCGACGCCGACGCGACCCACTACGCGGCGAGCACGATGAAGGCCGCGGTGCTGGTCGCCTTGTACCGCCTGGCGGAGGCGGGCGAGCTGAGCCTCGACGACGAGATCGAGATCCGCAACGAGTTCCCCTCGGTCTGGCCGGGGGCGGGCGACTTCTCGATCGACGTCACCGACGACAACGACGACGAGGTCACCGACCGGCTCGGGCAGCGGACCACCCTCGGCTGGCTGGCCGAGCGCATGATCGTGCGGTCGAGCAACCTGGCCACCAACCTCGTGATCTCCCGAGTAGGCGTCGCGCCCGTGGCCGAGGTCTGGCGATCGGTCGGCGCCCGGCACTCCGTCACCGGCCGGGGCATCGAGGACGCGGCCGCCCGCGCCGAGGGCGTGACGAACCTGGTCACCGCGGCCGACCTGGCCGCCCTGTTCTCCGCGATCGCCGACGGGAGCGCCGCCTCGGCCGACAGCTGCACGGCGATGCTGCGCACTCTGCAGGCCCAGGAGTACCGCGAGGACCTGCCGGCGGGGTTGCCGCCGGGCACCCCGGTCGCCGCGAAGAACGGCTGGGTGACCGGCGTACGCCACGGGGCGGGGGTCGTTCTGCCCGCCGGCGAGCCGCCGTTCACCCTCGTGGTGTGCACGACGACGCTGCTCGGCGAGACCGAAGGGGCCGCCCTGGTGGCCCGGATCGCGGCGGCGGCCTGGCGGGACCGAAAAGCCTTCACATAA